From the genome of Campylobacter lari:
CATATTATCTCCTCGTCTTCTTCTAAATCTATAAATTTTTCTTGTAAATAAAATTTTTTCACTTCTTTATCGGTTTTTAAAATTCTTAAAAAATAATCCTCAAAAGGCATTTTATAATTATATATGATTTTTAAATTGCAAGGATTAATGGCCCTTGATAAACATACATATAATTGTCCTTTTTCAAAAATTCCATCAATATCACATATAAGCTTATCTATACTCATACCTTGAGATTTATGGATTGTTATAGCATAAGCTAACTTTATCGGAAACTGAATAAATTTTGCTTTTACTTTTACTTCTAATTTTTCTTCATCATCTAAATCATATTCTTCCAAAATATACTCATAAACCTTTAATCGCAAATTCTCACCATTACTTTTTTCTATTAAAATATATTCTTGCTCATCATCTTTTATAAAATCTAAAATAATTCCTTGTTCTCCATTGTAATAATTTTCCTCTTTATTATTTACACAAAAAATAATCTTAGCGCCTATTTTTAATTTTAACTCCTCTAAAGAATTTAATCCTTTAATCCACTGCTCATAAATTTTATCATCTAAAGTATGATCTAATTTTTCCATTCTTGATTTAAATATTTTTTCTTTACCTTGTAAAAGATTTAATTTTTTAGCATTTATACAATTAGCTTTTTTATTTGTAGCACACAATAGGGTATATTCATCCATATACTCAAGCAAATCTTTTGGATAAAATAACATTTTTTTAAAAAAACTTAGTATTTCTTGATTTACTTTAC
Proteins encoded in this window:
- a CDS encoding ATP-dependent DNA helicase; translation: MLNKLYFFLKDNNIFLSGSAGVGKSFLTTELVKLYRKQGRIVVVLGSTGLSAFNIGGVTLHSFFAFKRCQNYDELYYEDRKQRDKIEKLKRILKQCDLLVIDEISMVSASLMEMIYYRLTRSDFSGKILLVGDFFQLPPVINYKENQNTLFQNTLYAFSSQAWNDLKFVNLKLSITKRTLDKQFYEYLFFLRIGKVNQEILSFFKKMLFYPKDLLEYMDEYTLLCATNKKANCINAKKLNLLQGKEKIFKSRMEKLDHTLDDKIYEQWIKGLNSLEELKLKIGAKIIFCVNNKEENYYNGEQGIILDFIKDDEQEYILIEKSNGENLRLKVYEYILEEYDLDDEEKLEVKVKAKFIQFPIKLAYAITIHKSQGMSIDKLICDIDGIFEKGQLYVCLSRAINPCNLKIIYNYKMPFEDYFLRILKTDKEVKKFYLQEKFIDLEEDEEII